A DNA window from Mycobacterium sp. IDR2000157661 contains the following coding sequences:
- a CDS encoding hydrogenase maturation protease, whose protein sequence is MTSRILVAGIGNIFLGDDGFGSEVLRHVPELPNVESVDYGIRGMHLAYDLLDGCDALVLVDAIPSKGSPGTLHVFEADHETLSAAAGIDAHAMDPGAVFASLTALGGTPPHTVVIGCEVDNVEEHIGLSPPVAAAVPAAVHAVADVVADLLARPKVQG, encoded by the coding sequence ATCACGTCTCGAATTCTGGTAGCCGGAATCGGCAACATCTTCCTCGGCGACGACGGCTTCGGTTCCGAGGTGCTTCGCCATGTACCCGAGTTGCCGAACGTCGAGTCCGTCGACTACGGCATCAGGGGCATGCACCTGGCCTACGACCTGCTCGACGGTTGTGATGCGCTGGTGCTCGTCGACGCGATACCCAGCAAAGGGTCGCCGGGCACCCTTCATGTGTTCGAAGCCGACCACGAAACGCTCAGCGCCGCTGCAGGTATCGACGCACACGCGATGGACCCCGGCGCGGTGTTCGCCAGCCTGACCGCACTCGGCGGTACTCCGCCCCACACGGTGGTGATCGGCTGCGAGGTCGACAACGTCGAGGAGCACATCGGCCTCTCGCCACCCGTCGCCGCGGCCGTTCCCGCGGCGGTGCACGCGGTCGCCGACGTCGTGGCCGACCTGCTGGCGCGACCGAAGGTGCAGGGCTGA
- the recA gene encoding recombinase RecA has protein sequence MAQAPDREKALELALAQIEKSHGKGSVMRLGEEVRQPISVIPTGSIALDVALGLGGLPRGRIIEIYGPESSGKTTVALHAVANAQAAGGIAAFIDAEHALDPEYAKKLGVDTDALLVSQPDTGEQALEIADMLIRSGALDILVIDSVAALVPRAEIEGEMGDSHVGLQARLMSQALRKITGALSNSGTTAIFINQLREKIGVFFGSPETTTGGKALKFYASVRMDVRRIETLKDGTDAVGNRTRVKVVKNKVSPPFKQAEFDILYGKGISKEGSLIDMGIEQGFVRKSGSWFTYEGEQLGQGKENARKFLIENVDVANEIEKKIKEKLGIGAVLTDESDSVEPLPAPVDF, from the coding sequence ATGGCGCAGGCACCCGACCGCGAGAAGGCCCTCGAGCTGGCTCTCGCGCAGATTGAGAAGAGTCACGGCAAAGGGTCGGTGATGCGGCTCGGCGAAGAGGTTCGCCAGCCGATCTCGGTCATCCCGACCGGGTCCATCGCCCTGGATGTGGCGCTGGGCCTCGGCGGGCTGCCGCGTGGACGCATCATCGAGATCTACGGCCCGGAATCCTCGGGGAAGACCACGGTCGCCCTGCACGCGGTGGCCAACGCCCAGGCCGCCGGTGGCATCGCGGCGTTCATCGACGCCGAGCACGCGCTCGATCCGGAGTACGCCAAGAAGCTGGGCGTGGACACCGATGCGCTGCTGGTGAGCCAGCCCGACACCGGTGAGCAGGCGTTGGAGATCGCCGACATGCTGATCCGGTCCGGTGCGCTGGACATCCTGGTCATCGACTCGGTGGCGGCGCTGGTACCGCGTGCCGAGATCGAAGGCGAGATGGGTGACAGTCACGTCGGCCTGCAGGCCCGGCTGATGAGTCAGGCACTGCGCAAGATCACCGGCGCGCTGAGTAACTCGGGCACCACCGCCATCTTCATCAACCAGCTCCGCGAGAAGATCGGCGTCTTTTTTGGCAGCCCTGAGACGACAACGGGCGGAAAGGCTTTGAAGTTCTACGCCTCAGTCCGCATGGACGTCAGAAGAATTGAAACGCTGAAAGACGGCACTGATGCGGTCGGCAACCGGACCCGGGTCAAGGTCGTCAAGAACAAGGTTTCGCCTCCGTTCAAGCAGGCCGAATTCGACATCCTCTACGGCAAGGGCATCTCCAAGGAGGGCTCACTGATCGACATGGGCATCGAGCAGGGCTTCGTGCGCAAGTCCGGGTCGTGGTTCACCTACGAGGGTGAGCAACTGGGCCAGGGCAAGGAGAACGCCCGTAAGTTCCTGATCGAGAACGTCGACGTGGCCAACGAGATCGAGAAGAAGATCAAGGAAAAGCTCGGCATCGGTGCCGTGCTGACCGACGAGTCCGACAGTGTCGAGCCCCTGCCCGCCCCCGTCGACTTCTGA
- a CDS encoding amino acid ABC transporter permease translates to MFDDNPGLVGQLLEAFWTTIQLTVFSAIGALILGTVLAAMRLSPVPVLSWLGTAYVNVIRNTPLTLIILFCSFGISQTLGITLVDPDSLTSIEDSNFRLAVLGLTVYTASFVCETVRSGVNTVPLGQAEAARSLGLTFAQNLRMILLPQAFRSVIIPLGSVLIALTKNTTIASAIGVAEAALWMKETIENTAALFTISVVIAVGFVILTLPLGLFMGWLGKRLAVAR, encoded by the coding sequence CTGTTCGATGACAATCCCGGCCTCGTCGGCCAGCTACTCGAGGCGTTCTGGACGACGATCCAGCTGACGGTCTTCTCCGCCATCGGAGCGCTGATTCTCGGCACGGTGCTTGCCGCTATGCGACTGTCGCCGGTGCCGGTGCTCAGCTGGCTCGGGACCGCCTACGTCAACGTCATCCGGAACACCCCGCTGACGCTGATCATCTTGTTCTGTTCGTTCGGCATCTCGCAAACGCTTGGGATCACGCTCGTCGACCCGGATTCGCTGACCTCGATCGAGGACAGCAACTTCCGGCTCGCCGTGCTCGGACTGACGGTCTACACCGCTTCGTTCGTCTGTGAGACGGTGCGCTCGGGGGTCAACACGGTGCCCCTCGGCCAGGCCGAGGCGGCGCGATCACTCGGCCTGACGTTCGCCCAGAACCTGCGAATGATCCTGCTGCCGCAGGCGTTTCGGTCGGTGATCATCCCGCTGGGCTCGGTGTTGATCGCGCTGACCAAGAACACGACGATCGCCTCGGCCATCGGGGTGGCCGAGGCGGCGTTGTGGATGAAGGAGACCATCGAGAACACTGCGGCGCTGTTCACCATCAGCGTCGTCATCGCGGTCGGCTTCGTGATCCTCACGCTTCCGCTCGGGTTGTTCATGGGTTGGCTGGGCAAGCGGTTGGCGGTGGCCCGGTGA
- a CDS encoding amino acid ABC transporter permease encodes MSGSVLFDAPGPRARVRNGMATALTVVVIAAVAWWVYSALDARGQFDAAKWEPFLTANLWQTYLLPGIRGTLTAAAVSIVLALMLGFALGVGRLSALPLIRWPCAVFVEFFRAVPVLVMMIFAYGLYALYDVFPGKYLALAGVITGLTLYNGAVIAEIVRAGVHALPRGQSEAAMALGMRSNQTMRSILLPQAITSMLPVLISQLVVVLKDTAIGYQITFLETVRQGTNVGAAYSNYIPALIVVALLMISVNFALSWLATRVEARMRRSRRGPAPLEGEVEQEGAPGARAV; translated from the coding sequence ATGAGCGGTTCGGTTCTCTTCGACGCGCCCGGTCCCCGAGCGCGGGTGCGCAATGGGATGGCCACCGCGCTGACCGTCGTCGTGATCGCCGCGGTGGCATGGTGGGTCTATTCCGCCCTCGACGCCAGGGGCCAGTTCGACGCCGCGAAGTGGGAGCCGTTCCTGACGGCCAACCTGTGGCAGACCTATCTGCTGCCGGGCATCCGGGGCACGTTGACAGCGGCTGCGGTGTCGATCGTCCTGGCGTTGATGCTGGGTTTCGCGTTGGGTGTCGGCAGGCTCTCGGCACTCCCGCTGATCCGCTGGCCCTGCGCGGTGTTCGTCGAGTTCTTCCGCGCCGTGCCGGTGCTGGTCATGATGATCTTCGCCTACGGCCTGTATGCGCTCTACGACGTCTTCCCCGGCAAGTATCTGGCGCTGGCCGGCGTGATCACGGGACTGACCCTTTACAACGGCGCGGTCATCGCCGAAATCGTGCGGGCCGGCGTGCACGCGTTGCCCCGCGGCCAGTCCGAAGCCGCCATGGCGCTGGGAATGCGTTCGAATCAGACCATGCGGTCCATCCTGCTGCCACAGGCGATCACCTCGATGCTGCCGGTGCTGATCTCGCAACTGGTCGTTGTGCTCAAGGACACCGCGATCGGCTACCAGATCACGTTCCTCGAAACGGTGCGCCAGGGCACCAATGTCGGCGCGGCCTACAGCAATTACATCCCGGCGCTGATCGTGGTCGCGCTGCTGATGATCAGCGTCAACTTTGCGTTGTCGTGGCTTGCCACCAGGGTCGAGGCGCGAATGCGGCGGTCCCGCCGCGGCCCTGCGCCCCTCGAGGGCGAGGTCGAACAGGAAGGGGCACCGGGCGCCCGTGCGGTGTAG
- the hypB gene encoding hydrogenase nickel incorporation protein HypB has translation MCATCGCDGDGDATTITAPGPGHEHTPDHVHGHVHDHVHTHDDDHTHDHDHDHDHEGHVHTETVTLEQKVLAKNDELAEQNRRWFAERGILALNLTSSPGAGKTTLLERTIRDLSHDRPVAVIEGDQETLLDAERIRAAGARAIQVNTGAGCHLDATMVRRALDALNPESDSTLFIENVGNLVCPALFDLGERSKVVVISVTEGDDKPLKYPHMFAAAGLVIVNKIDLLPYVSFDLDKCRDDLRSLNPDADVLPMSALSGEGSSRWYEWVANRANA, from the coding sequence ATGTGTGCCACCTGCGGCTGCGACGGCGACGGCGACGCGACGACTATCACCGCGCCCGGACCTGGACATGAGCACACACCCGACCACGTCCACGGCCATGTCCACGACCACGTCCACACCCACGACGACGACCACACCCACGACCACGACCACGACCACGACCACGAAGGGCACGTTCACACCGAGACGGTCACGCTCGAGCAGAAAGTACTCGCGAAGAACGACGAACTCGCTGAGCAGAATCGTCGCTGGTTCGCCGAACGCGGCATTCTTGCACTGAACCTCACCAGCTCGCCGGGCGCCGGCAAGACGACGCTGCTCGAGCGCACCATCCGTGACCTCAGCCACGATCGCCCGGTGGCGGTGATCGAGGGGGACCAGGAGACCCTGCTCGACGCCGAACGCATCAGGGCGGCGGGGGCCCGCGCCATTCAGGTCAACACGGGCGCGGGCTGTCATCTGGATGCGACCATGGTGCGCCGGGCGCTCGATGCCCTCAATCCTGAGTCCGACTCGACGCTGTTCATCGAGAATGTCGGCAATCTCGTATGTCCGGCCTTGTTCGATCTCGGCGAGCGCAGCAAAGTCGTCGTCATTTCCGTCACCGAGGGTGACGACAAACCGCTGAAGTATCCGCACATGTTCGCCGCGGCCGGGCTGGTGATCGTCAACAAGATCGATCTGCTGCCGTACGTAAGCTTCGATCTCGACAAATGTCGAGACGACCTGCGGTCGCTGAACCCCGACGCAGATGTTTTGCCGATGTCGGCGTTGTCGGGTGAGGGTAGCTCGCGTTGGTACGAATGGGTTGCGAATCGCGCAAACGCATGA
- a CDS encoding hydrogenase expression protein HypE gives MPTEAAVKAEEALIHVLWINAGLSCDGDSVALTAATQPSIEEIALGALPGLPKIAVHWPLIDFECGPNGGADDFLEWFFKADRGELEPFVLVVEGSIPNEKIKDEGYWCGFGNDPATGQPMTTSEWLDRLAPKATAIVAVGTCATYGGIHAMAGNPTGAMGVPDYLGWEWKSKAGIPIVCVPGCPIHPDNLSETLTYLLYMATDQAPMIPLDDALRPQWLFGATVHEGCDRAGYYEQGDFATEYGSPKCIVKLGCWGPVVKCNVPKRGWINGIGGCPNVGGICIGCTMPGFPDKFMPFMDEPPGGKVSTTASGLYGSVIKSLRKVTGRTVDKEPKWRHPGTQLTTGATRTW, from the coding sequence ATGCCAACTGAGGCAGCAGTCAAAGCAGAAGAGGCCTTGATACACGTTCTGTGGATCAACGCCGGATTGAGTTGTGATGGCGATTCCGTGGCGTTGACTGCCGCCACCCAACCCAGCATCGAGGAGATCGCCCTTGGCGCACTTCCCGGTCTACCCAAGATCGCCGTCCATTGGCCCCTGATCGATTTCGAGTGCGGACCGAACGGGGGCGCCGACGATTTCCTCGAATGGTTTTTCAAAGCCGACCGAGGTGAGCTGGAACCGTTCGTTCTGGTCGTCGAGGGGTCGATCCCGAACGAGAAGATCAAGGACGAAGGGTACTGGTGCGGGTTCGGCAACGACCCCGCCACCGGACAACCCATGACGACCAGCGAATGGCTGGACCGGTTGGCGCCCAAGGCCACTGCGATCGTTGCCGTCGGAACCTGTGCCACCTACGGGGGCATTCACGCGATGGCAGGCAACCCGACCGGAGCCATGGGGGTGCCCGACTATCTCGGCTGGGAGTGGAAGAGCAAAGCAGGCATTCCGATCGTCTGCGTGCCCGGCTGCCCGATTCATCCGGACAACCTCTCCGAGACATTGACCTACCTGCTCTACATGGCGACCGACCAGGCCCCGATGATTCCGCTCGACGACGCATTGCGTCCCCAGTGGCTGTTCGGCGCAACCGTGCACGAGGGTTGCGACCGAGCCGGTTACTACGAGCAGGGCGATTTCGCCACCGAGTACGGTTCGCCGAAATGCATTGTGAAGCTGGGCTGCTGGGGCCCGGTAGTCAAGTGCAACGTGCCCAAGCGCGGCTGGATCAACGGCATCGGCGGATGTCCCAACGTCGGCGGGATCTGCATTGGTTGCACGATGCCCGGTTTCCCGGACAAGTTCATGCCGTTCATGGACGAACCTCCCGGCGGCAAGGTCTCCACGACCGCATCGGGTTTGTACGGGTCGGTCATCAAGAGCCTGCGCAAGGTCACGGGTCGGACCGTCGACAAAGAACCCAAGTGGCGCCATCCCGGCACGCAACTGACGACTGGAGCGACTCGCACCTGGTAG
- a CDS encoding DUF6084 family protein translates to MTEVTFAVLDVSPEPYAVTPVLTARVGIVADAPVHAIALRCQVRIEPLRRGYTDEEAAGLLDLFGPRERWSTTQRNFLWQHSSTMVQGFSGATQADLPLECTYDFEVTSAKYFHALRDGTIPLQFLFSGTVFAKGERSFSVQQVPWDREDHYNLPVSAWHELMRLHYPGTGWLRLNRDTIDRLAEFKSARGLLSLDDAVSSLLATRAAEEVR, encoded by the coding sequence GTGACCGAGGTGACCTTCGCGGTGCTCGACGTGTCACCCGAACCGTATGCCGTGACACCGGTCCTGACCGCACGCGTCGGCATCGTCGCCGACGCCCCGGTTCATGCCATCGCGCTGCGGTGCCAGGTGCGAATAGAGCCGCTGCGCCGCGGCTACACCGACGAGGAGGCGGCCGGACTGCTCGATCTGTTCGGCCCACGCGAGCGCTGGAGCACCACTCAACGCAACTTCCTCTGGCAACACAGCAGCACGATGGTCCAGGGGTTCAGCGGAGCCACCCAGGCCGATCTCCCGCTCGAGTGCACCTACGACTTCGAGGTGACCTCGGCCAAGTACTTCCACGCCCTGCGTGACGGCACGATTCCGCTGCAGTTCTTGTTCAGCGGAACGGTTTTCGCAAAGGGTGAACGAAGCTTCTCGGTGCAACAGGTGCCGTGGGACCGCGAAGACCACTACAACCTGCCGGTATCGGCGTGGCACGAGCTCATGCGGCTGCACTATCCGGGCACCGGCTGGCTGCGACTGAACCGCGACACCATCGACAGGCTGGCGGAGTTCAAATCGGCCCGGGGACTACTGAGTCTCGACGATGCCGTCAGCTCGCTGCTGGCGACTCGTGCCGCGGAGGAGGTTCGATGA
- a CDS encoding VOC family protein: MTEPGPIRIENFSHVCVGVSEIDRSLRFYREVLGMDVVFDVALDGASLSAVTGRAGESGRMVGGLIGGMMVELLALGDVPRYAEGPHIGYTNISLRVADVDAAHRQLQAFDGVRCLPPVEIGGVRMMFVYDPDDTPIELVELPGGAATTDELWRPAAE; this comes from the coding sequence ATGACCGAGCCAGGGCCGATCCGTATCGAGAACTTCTCCCATGTCTGCGTCGGGGTGTCTGAGATCGACAGGTCGCTGCGGTTCTACCGGGAAGTGCTCGGTATGGACGTCGTCTTCGACGTGGCGCTCGACGGGGCAAGCCTGTCGGCAGTGACCGGGCGTGCGGGGGAGAGCGGACGCATGGTCGGGGGCCTGATCGGCGGCATGATGGTCGAGCTGCTGGCGCTCGGCGATGTCCCGCGGTATGCCGAGGGCCCGCACATCGGGTACACCAACATCTCCCTGCGGGTGGCCGACGTCGACGCGGCGCACCGGCAGTTGCAGGCGTTCGACGGCGTGCGGTGCCTGCCGCCGGTGGAGATCGGCGGCGTGCGGATGATGTTCGTCTACGACCCCGACGACACCCCGATCGAGCTGGTCGAGCTGCCCGGCGGCGCGGCCACGACCGATGAGCTCTGGCGGCCGGCAGCGGAGTGA
- a CDS encoding nickel-dependent hydrogenase large subunit codes for MTTTIPEPSHVKREPGQLVEMAWDPITRIVGSLGIYTKIDFDNREVVECHSTSSIFRGYSIFMKGKDPRDAHFITSRICGICGDNHATCSCYCQNMAYGVKPPHLGEWLINLGEAAEYMFDHNIFQENLVGVDYCEKMVAETNPSVLAKAENTQAPHADMHGHRTIADIMRSLNPFTGEFYREALQVSRWTREMFCLMEGRHVHPSTLYPGGIGTTATVQLMTDYMTRLMRYVEFMKKVVPMHDDLFDFFYEALPGYDQVGLRRTLLGCWGSFQDPEMCNFEYKDMEKWGNAMFVTPGVVIDGKLHTHSLVDINLGIRILLGHSYYDDWTDQEMFVKTDPLGNPVDRRHPWNQHTNPKPQKRDFDNNYSWVMSPRWFDGKDHLALDTGGGPLARLWSTALAGLVDIGYVKATGRSVQINLPKTALKGPVELEWKIPDYGSNTLERNRARTYFQAYAAACALHFAEKALVEIRAGRTKTWEKFEVPDEGIGCGFTEAVRGVLSHHMVIRDGKIANYHPYPPTPWNANPRDSYGTPGPYEDAVQGQPIFEENDREHFKGIDVMRTVRSFDPCLPCGVHMYLGEGKKLELLHSPTQSITGE; via the coding sequence ATGACAACAACCATCCCCGAGCCGTCACACGTGAAGCGGGAGCCCGGCCAACTGGTGGAAATGGCTTGGGATCCCATCACCCGCATCGTCGGCAGCCTCGGCATCTACACCAAGATCGACTTCGACAACCGCGAAGTCGTCGAGTGCCACAGCACCTCGTCGATCTTCCGCGGTTACTCGATCTTCATGAAGGGAAAGGATCCGCGCGACGCCCACTTCATCACCAGCCGCATCTGCGGCATCTGCGGTGACAACCACGCGACGTGTTCGTGCTACTGCCAGAACATGGCCTACGGAGTGAAGCCGCCACACCTCGGCGAGTGGTTGATCAACCTCGGCGAGGCGGCCGAGTACATGTTCGACCACAACATCTTCCAGGAGAACCTGGTCGGCGTGGATTACTGCGAGAAGATGGTGGCCGAAACGAACCCGAGCGTGCTGGCCAAGGCCGAGAACACGCAGGCCCCGCACGCCGACATGCACGGGCACCGCACGATCGCCGATATCATGCGATCGCTGAACCCGTTCACCGGCGAGTTCTACCGGGAGGCGCTGCAGGTCAGCCGCTGGACGCGAGAGATGTTCTGCCTGATGGAGGGCCGCCACGTCCACCCGTCGACGCTGTATCCCGGCGGCATCGGTACGACTGCGACCGTTCAGCTGATGACCGACTACATGACGCGGCTGATGCGTTACGTGGAGTTCATGAAGAAGGTCGTCCCGATGCACGACGACCTTTTCGACTTCTTCTACGAAGCGCTTCCCGGTTACGACCAGGTGGGCCTGCGACGCACGCTGCTGGGCTGCTGGGGCTCGTTCCAGGATCCCGAGATGTGCAACTTCGAGTACAAGGACATGGAGAAGTGGGGCAACGCCATGTTCGTCACGCCCGGCGTGGTGATCGACGGCAAACTGCACACCCACTCGCTGGTGGACATCAATCTGGGCATCCGAATCCTGTTGGGCCACTCGTACTATGACGATTGGACCGATCAAGAGATGTTCGTGAAGACCGATCCGCTGGGCAATCCGGTGGACCGGCGACACCCGTGGAACCAGCACACGAATCCCAAGCCGCAGAAGCGCGATTTCGACAACAACTACAGCTGGGTGATGTCTCCACGCTGGTTCGACGGCAAGGACCATCTGGCGCTGGACACCGGAGGCGGTCCGCTGGCGCGGCTCTGGTCCACGGCGCTTGCGGGGCTGGTCGACATCGGCTACGTCAAGGCCACCGGCCGCAGCGTGCAGATCAACCTGCCCAAGACCGCGCTCAAGGGGCCGGTCGAACTCGAGTGGAAGATCCCCGATTACGGGAGCAACACCCTCGAGCGGAACCGCGCGCGCACGTACTTCCAGGCCTATGCGGCCGCCTGTGCCCTGCACTTCGCCGAGAAGGCGCTTGTGGAGATCCGCGCAGGCCGGACCAAGACTTGGGAGAAGTTCGAGGTACCCGACGAGGGCATCGGCTGCGGCTTCACCGAGGCGGTCCGTGGCGTCTTGAGCCATCACATGGTGATTCGCGACGGCAAGATCGCCAACTACCATCCGTATCCGCCGACACCCTGGAACGCGAACCCGCGCGACAGCTACGGCACGCCGGGACCATATGAGGATGCGGTCCAAGGTCAGCCGATCTTCGAGGAGAACGACAGAGAGCATTTCAAGGGGATCGACGTGATGCGCACCGTACGCAGCTTCGATCCGTGTCTGCCCTGCGGCGTACACATGTACCTGGGTGAAGGGAAGAAGCTGGAGCTTCTGCACTCCCCCACCCAGTCCATCACCGGGGAATAG
- a CDS encoding DUF6893 family small protein yields MDVVGWVAVGVVAAVVVGGVVVGLVNLPDARRYMKMRRM; encoded by the coding sequence ATGGACGTAGTGGGATGGGTTGCCGTCGGAGTCGTCGCGGCGGTCGTCGTCGGCGGCGTGGTCGTCGGCCTGGTCAATCTTCCGGACGCACGCCGCTACATGAAGATGCGCCGGATGTGA
- a CDS encoding hydrogenase maturation nickel metallochaperone HypA/HybF — MHEMAITQSVVDAVCEHAAGRRVHSVKLEVGALCAVVPDSMLFCFELATAGTVADGAQLQLNVEPGAARCRTCGENFVLPDLILLCPCGSADVEVVAGRDLRILSMEVS; from the coding sequence GTGCACGAAATGGCGATAACACAGAGTGTTGTCGACGCGGTGTGTGAGCACGCCGCGGGACGCCGGGTGCACAGCGTCAAGCTCGAAGTCGGGGCGCTGTGCGCGGTAGTGCCCGACTCCATGCTGTTCTGCTTCGAGCTGGCCACCGCGGGCACCGTCGCCGACGGCGCGCAGCTGCAACTCAATGTCGAACCGGGCGCGGCCCGATGCCGCACCTGCGGTGAGAACTTCGTGTTGCCCGACTTGATCTTGTTGTGCCCGTGCGGAAGTGCCGATGTGGAGGTCGTCGCCGGGCGCGACCTACGGATTCTTTCGATGGAAGTGAGCTGA
- a CDS encoding NifU family protein: MSPSTLPGPEEIQDDAQWRTAGDRIQTLLDASAAGGLAAQERAVQLVGEVTDLYGAALARMMRIATRADPQLADAFAGDDLVASLLLVHGLHPHAVERRVEEALDGVRPYLGSHGGDVSLLEVVDDVVRLQFTGSCKSCPSSATTLELTVEDAVRAAAPEIVSIEVVAAESAPGVNVIPADSLLRRVHQDARPPADWHPLPDLADLAPEEVGGFSVAATTVLACRVGDELFVYHDRCGNCEQSLAGAVLHRPMGSPVGAAILRCPKCRAHFDVVHAGTCVDRDADPTAHLEPIPLLVRDGNLSIAVAGVRTGAGMA, translated from the coding sequence ATGTCCCCGTCGACACTGCCGGGCCCGGAAGAGATCCAGGACGACGCGCAGTGGCGCACGGCGGGCGACCGGATACAAACCCTGCTCGACGCGTCGGCCGCGGGCGGCTTGGCCGCGCAGGAGCGCGCAGTGCAGCTCGTCGGAGAGGTGACCGACCTCTACGGTGCCGCGCTGGCGCGGATGATGCGCATCGCTACTCGCGCCGACCCGCAGCTGGCGGACGCGTTCGCCGGCGACGACCTCGTCGCAAGCCTGCTGCTGGTCCACGGACTGCACCCGCATGCCGTCGAGCGCCGAGTCGAGGAAGCGCTGGACGGCGTCCGGCCATATCTCGGGTCTCATGGCGGCGATGTGAGCCTGCTCGAAGTCGTCGACGATGTCGTGCGCCTGCAGTTCACAGGCAGCTGCAAGAGTTGTCCGTCCTCGGCGACGACCCTGGAGCTCACCGTCGAGGACGCGGTGCGGGCGGCGGCTCCAGAGATCGTCAGCATCGAGGTGGTCGCCGCCGAGAGCGCACCCGGTGTCAATGTGATTCCCGCGGATTCGCTGCTGCGCCGCGTTCACCAGGACGCTCGGCCGCCTGCGGACTGGCATCCGCTGCCCGATCTCGCCGATCTGGCACCGGAAGAAGTCGGCGGCTTCAGCGTGGCCGCAACGACGGTGCTGGCGTGCCGTGTCGGCGACGAGCTGTTCGTCTACCACGACCGGTGCGGCAACTGTGAACAATCCCTGGCCGGCGCCGTCCTGCACCGGCCGATGGGGTCGCCGGTCGGCGCGGCGATACTTCGGTGTCCGAAGTGTCGGGCGCATTTCGACGTCGTGCACGCCGGCACGTGCGTCGATCGAGATGCTGATCCGACTGCGCATCTGGAACCGATTCCCTTGTTGGTCCGTGACGGGAACCTGTCCATCGCGGTGGCAGGTGTGCGGACGGGAGCGGGCATGGCATGA
- the recX gene encoding recombination regulator RecX: protein MSSPCPPPSTSEVSREEQAHNLCLRLLTARARTRAELEGQLARRGYPDDVSSRVLDRLTKVGLVDDADFAEQWVRSRQANAGKGKRALAAELRTKGVDKDVITAALADVDADAERSRAEQLVAERLRRHKLDDGDDMKVTRRLVGMLARRGYPESMAFDVVKVAMAAERERRRV, encoded by the coding sequence GTGTCGAGCCCCTGCCCGCCCCCGTCGACTTCTGAGGTCTCTCGCGAGGAGCAGGCGCATAACCTCTGTCTGCGCCTGCTCACCGCGAGGGCCCGCACGCGTGCGGAGTTGGAGGGTCAGCTGGCCAGGCGCGGCTACCCGGACGACGTCAGCTCCCGGGTGCTGGACCGGCTCACCAAGGTGGGTCTCGTCGACGACGCCGACTTCGCCGAGCAGTGGGTCCGCTCGCGTCAGGCGAATGCCGGAAAAGGCAAGCGTGCGTTAGCCGCCGAGCTGCGAACCAAGGGCGTGGACAAGGACGTGATCACCGCGGCATTGGCGGACGTCGACGCCGACGCCGAGCGGTCACGGGCCGAACAACTGGTCGCCGAGCGTCTGCGCCGCCACAAACTCGACGACGGTGACGACATGAAGGTGACCCGTCGGCTGGTCGGCATGCTGGCCCGGCGCGGATACCCCGAGTCCATGGCGTTCGACGTCGTCAAGGTCGCGATGGCCGCCGAGCGCGAGCGCCGACGGGTATAG
- a CDS encoding DUF5947 family protein, with translation MTGAYDVLARIRANRSAPQPVGERCEMCSEQIADEHQHVVNVEGRQLMCVCRGCYLLFTDTNAELRFRAVPDRYLSFPNFALGRREWQLLQIPVGLAFFLRNSAMDRTVAFYPGPAGATESELDLSTWDGIRVADPRVELLTADTEALIIRVPDDESQPPECHLVPIDACYEFVGRLRILWHGFDGGQGAREFIDEFFEIVAARGRVVTS, from the coding sequence ATGACAGGCGCGTACGACGTACTGGCGCGGATCCGAGCCAATCGCAGCGCTCCCCAGCCGGTGGGTGAGCGCTGTGAGATGTGCTCCGAGCAGATCGCCGACGAGCACCAGCATGTCGTCAATGTCGAGGGCCGACAGTTGATGTGCGTATGCCGAGGGTGCTATCTGCTCTTCACCGACACCAACGCCGAGCTACGCTTCCGTGCGGTACCCGATCGCTACCTGTCCTTTCCGAACTTCGCGCTCGGGCGACGGGAATGGCAGCTGCTGCAGATCCCGGTCGGGCTGGCGTTCTTCCTCCGCAACTCGGCGATGGACCGCACGGTGGCGTTCTATCCCGGGCCGGCGGGCGCGACGGAATCCGAGTTGGATCTCTCAACCTGGGACGGCATCCGGGTCGCGGACCCACGGGTGGAACTGCTCACCGCCGACACGGAGGCGTTGATCATCCGGGTCCCCGACGACGAATCCCAGCCGCCCGAATGCCATCTGGTGCCGATCGACGCCTGCTATGAGTTCGTCGGCCGGTTGCGGATCCTTTGGCACGGCTTCGACGGCGGCCAGGGAGCGCGTGAGTTCATCGACGAGTTCTTCGAGATCGTCGCTGCGCGCGGCAGGGTGGTGACGTCGTGA